From Candidatus Binataceae bacterium, the proteins below share one genomic window:
- a CDS encoding chloride channel protein, protein MGLLASIKDSRWFDNTLVRKCSALISDDLSATYSRDTRKWLIVAPIIGVAAGLVITAITMVILRGVWAVLLPYFLAHHGAIIPITLLGFFLTGLIMQFLTRNPDRHSTEEIIESYHEHQGDIDVRPFWFKLLAAVTTVGFGGSAALEGPSIYGGGAIGSWLWVKLRRFGIDLAPHERRIMLISGAAAGMAAVFRAPLTGLIFALEMPYKDDLAHEALLPSLIASVVAYAVLVSFVGTAPLFAFGGGPLPFSDADLLWSVLLAVICGFIAMNFANGFRRTRTFFVNLRTPHTVKLLIGGLLTGICGLAYITLYPGKLIPLGPNYEAVNIILNQPRASGELVAFAVFKLLATLFSLGCGGVSAMFVPLFLCGGAIGKAFAQSLLHSSRGDLFAAVGMACFIAAGYKTPLAAVVFVAETSGSHSYIIPTLIGAAVAYAVSGEASASGDQRLHQAARISELSGLRVAEVMQRHVVSVQASSTVRSFADSVAAHHRHAIFPVSEGAQIVGTVSVWELSKVAPERWERTLVRDIADRDVTWVSADTDLLEALRLLTRENAQQVLLVTAPDGALAGIVTKTDILRSLGNGPNGNAHAAGGHG, encoded by the coding sequence GTGGGGCTTCTGGCGTCGATAAAAGACTCCCGCTGGTTCGACAACACGCTGGTGCGCAAGTGCTCGGCGTTGATCAGCGACGATCTCAGCGCGACCTACAGCCGTGACACCCGCAAGTGGCTGATCGTCGCGCCGATCATCGGCGTCGCGGCGGGACTGGTGATCACGGCGATCACGATGGTGATCCTGCGCGGCGTGTGGGCCGTCCTGTTGCCTTATTTTCTCGCCCATCACGGCGCGATTATTCCGATCACGTTGCTCGGCTTCTTCCTCACTGGGCTCATCATGCAGTTTCTCACCCGCAATCCGGACCGCCATTCCACCGAGGAGATCATCGAGTCCTACCATGAGCATCAGGGCGACATCGACGTCCGCCCGTTCTGGTTCAAGCTGCTCGCGGCGGTCACCACGGTCGGCTTCGGCGGCAGCGCGGCGCTGGAGGGGCCGAGCATTTACGGCGGCGGCGCGATCGGTTCGTGGCTATGGGTGAAACTGCGCCGCTTCGGCATCGACCTCGCACCGCATGAGCGGCGGATCATGCTGATCAGCGGCGCGGCGGCCGGGATGGCGGCGGTGTTCCGCGCGCCGCTGACGGGCCTGATTTTCGCGCTCGAGATGCCGTACAAGGACGACCTCGCGCACGAGGCGCTACTGCCGTCGCTGATCGCCTCGGTGGTCGCTTACGCAGTGCTGGTTTCGTTCGTGGGCACCGCGCCGCTGTTCGCCTTCGGCGGCGGGCCGCTGCCGTTCTCCGATGCCGATTTGCTGTGGTCGGTGTTGCTGGCGGTGATCTGCGGCTTTATCGCGATGAACTTCGCCAACGGCTTTCGCCGCACGCGCACCTTCTTCGTCAATTTGCGCACGCCGCATACGGTCAAGCTCCTGATCGGCGGCCTGCTCACCGGGATTTGCGGGCTCGCTTACATCACGCTCTATCCGGGCAAGCTGATTCCGCTCGGCCCTAACTACGAGGCGGTCAACATAATCCTCAACCAGCCGCGCGCCTCGGGCGAACTGGTTGCCTTCGCCGTCTTCAAACTTTTGGCGACGTTGTTCTCGCTCGGCTGCGGCGGCGTGAGCGCGATGTTCGTGCCGCTGTTCCTGTGCGGTGGCGCGATCGGCAAGGCATTTGCCCAGTCGCTGCTGCACTCTTCGCGCGGCGACCTGTTCGCGGCGGTCGGGATGGCCTGCTTTATCGCGGCCGGCTACAAGACCCCGCTCGCCGCAGTGGTGTTCGTGGCTGAAACCAGCGGCAGCCACTCCTACATCATTCCCACCCTGATCGGCGCGGCGGTCGCCTACGCGGTCTCGGGCGAGGCGTCGGCCTCGGGCGACCAGCGGCTGCATCAGGCCGCCCGCATCAGCGAGCTCAGCGGGCTGCGCGTGGCGGAGGTGATGCAGCGTCACGTGGTGAGCGTGCAGGCCTCATCCACGGTTCGCAGTTTCGCCGACAGCGTCGCCGCCCATCACCGCCACGCGATCTTTCCGGTTTCCGAGGGCGCACAGATCGTCGGCACGGTGTCAGTATGGGAGCTCAGTAAGGTGGCGCCGGAGCGATGGGAGCGCACGCTGGTGCGCGACATCGCCGACCGCGACGTGACTTGGGTCAGCGCGGATACTGACCTGCTCGAAGCGCTGCGCCTGCTCACGCGCGAGAACGCGCAGCAGGTGCTGCTGGTGACCGCGCCTGACGGCGCGCTGGCGGGCATCGTGACCAAGACCGACATCCTGCGCTCGCTGGGCAACGGCCCCAACGGCAACGCGCATGCCGCCGGCGGCCACGGCTAG
- a CDS encoding cyclase family protein produces MATAPRLSAAEVKALFEELSNWGRWGKEDERGALNFITPERRAAAGRLVQSGETASMALPLATASGPDNPTPATHVMLYSGPGLAAALDYFAIAPHGMAFTHLDALCHVFWQGKMYNGFSAHEVGRWGARRCAIDVAREGVVSRGVLLDIARLKKVDWMEPGERIFPEDLDAAERAQHVRVGEGDVLLVRTGRMARQRKLGPWDSRREGMAGLDPSCLPWLHERRIAVLGCDGVSDTIPTGYGSELIFPIHVGTLVTMGVHLIDNADLEALGAASVRHGRSEFMFTMLPLILEHGTASPVNPVAIF; encoded by the coding sequence ATGGCCACCGCGCCCAGGCTCAGCGCCGCCGAAGTCAAAGCCCTGTTCGAAGAGCTCAGCAACTGGGGCCGCTGGGGCAAGGAGGACGAGCGCGGCGCGCTCAACTTCATCACGCCAGAGCGGCGCGCCGCCGCCGGCCGCTTGGTGCAAAGCGGCGAGACAGCCTCGATGGCGCTGCCGCTGGCGACCGCCTCGGGCCCCGACAATCCGACTCCGGCCACGCACGTGATGCTCTACTCGGGGCCGGGGCTCGCGGCCGCCCTGGACTACTTCGCAATCGCGCCGCACGGGATGGCGTTCACCCATCTCGACGCGCTCTGCCACGTCTTCTGGCAGGGCAAAATGTACAACGGCTTCAGCGCGCACGAGGTCGGGCGCTGGGGCGCACGCCGATGCGCGATCGATGTCGCGCGCGAGGGGGTGGTCAGCCGCGGCGTCCTGCTCGACATCGCGCGGCTCAAGAAGGTCGACTGGATGGAGCCCGGCGAGCGCATCTTCCCCGAGGACCTCGACGCCGCCGAACGCGCACAGCACGTGCGCGTGGGCGAGGGCGACGTTCTCCTCGTGCGCACCGGGCGGATGGCACGCCAGCGCAAGCTGGGGCCGTGGGACAGCCGCAGGGAGGGGATGGCGGGGCTCGATCCGAGCTGCCTGCCATGGCTGCACGAGCGGCGGATCGCGGTGCTCGGATGCGACGGGGTGAGCGACACCATCCCGACCGGCTACGGCAGCGAGCTGATCTTCCCGATCCATGTCGGCACGCTGGTCACGATGGGCGTCCATCTGATCGACAACGCCGACCTCGAAGCGCTCGGCGCGGCGTCTGTGCGCCACGGGCGCTCGGAGTTCATGTTCACAATGCTGCCGCTCATCCTGGAGCACGGCACCGCTTCACCGGTCAATCCGGTGGCGATCTTTTGA
- a CDS encoding response regulator, which translates to MDSNEQMPPEFGVRVFLVEDNPEHAFIAVTVVRQVLGDASEVIVAENADEAVELIQQFTDTDRPDLMLVDLRLPDNGGFAVLSAARAHEPCSHVPMFVITSSLYDMDIAQSYELGASAVLCKPLSRAILKEELARIGVIPPKASGSAPAS; encoded by the coding sequence ATGGACAGTAACGAACAAATGCCTCCTGAATTTGGAGTCCGCGTTTTTCTTGTCGAAGACAATCCCGAGCACGCGTTCATCGCGGTCACCGTGGTCCGCCAGGTTCTTGGCGACGCCAGCGAAGTGATCGTGGCCGAGAACGCCGACGAGGCGGTTGAATTGATCCAGCAGTTCACCGACACCGACCGGCCCGACCTGATGCTGGTGGACTTGCGCCTGCCCGATAACGGCGGGTTCGCGGTGCTCTCGGCCGCGCGCGCGCATGAGCCGTGCTCGCACGTGCCGATGTTCGTCATCACCAGTTCGCTCTACGACATGGACATCGCACAGAGCTACGAGCTCGGCGCCTCGGCGGTGCTGTGCAAACCGCTCTCGCGCGCGATCCTCAAGGAAGAGCTGGCGCGTATCGGCGTGATCCCGCCCAAGGCGTCAGGCTCAGCGCCGGCATCCTGA
- a CDS encoding acetoacetate decarboxylase family protein, which yields MFTKSWTKTAGEIRRIEERLRAPVFADARWLSVQYLTRPEIMREVLPPPLEAAAEPLVTAGIGTLGRSNCVGAFDGGMLCVRARYKDVEADYCLAMPMSTDVAIIFGRELYGEPKKQAHVEFNSDGDVVRASVSRFGVPYMALEARLTDKVPIDGPTHADRFHFKFMHAANGAGLEFDPILVHAHFTQHVRTHRRGAGKVIFRPSHHDPLAEIEVVELRGATYFEGDIHAEARRLATVEAARFMPYAFQNIDDYSAVE from the coding sequence ATGTTCACCAAGAGCTGGACCAAAACGGCAGGGGAAATCCGCCGCATCGAGGAGCGGCTGCGCGCGCCCGTCTTCGCCGACGCGCGTTGGCTGAGCGTGCAGTACCTCACCCGCCCGGAGATCATGCGCGAGGTGCTGCCGCCGCCGCTGGAAGCGGCGGCCGAGCCCCTGGTGACCGCCGGGATCGGCACGCTTGGGCGCTCGAACTGCGTGGGCGCGTTCGACGGCGGGATGCTGTGCGTGCGCGCGCGCTACAAGGACGTCGAGGCCGACTATTGCCTGGCGATGCCGATGTCCACCGACGTCGCGATTATCTTCGGGCGCGAGCTGTACGGCGAGCCCAAGAAGCAGGCGCACGTCGAGTTCAACAGCGACGGCGATGTGGTGCGCGCCAGCGTCTCGCGCTTCGGCGTCCCCTACATGGCGCTCGAAGCGCGGCTCACGGACAAGGTGCCGATCGACGGGCCGACCCACGCCGATCGCTTCCATTTCAAGTTCATGCACGCCGCCAACGGCGCGGGGCTGGAGTTCGACCCCATTCTGGTCCACGCCCACTTCACCCAACACGTCCGCACCCATCGCCGCGGGGCCGGCAAGGTGATCTTTCGCCCCTCCCATCACGATCCGCTGGCCGAGATCGAAGTGGTCGAGCTGCGCGGCGCGACCTACTTCGAGGGCGACATCCACGCCGAGGCGCGCCGGCTGGCGACGGTCGAGGCGGCGCGCTTCATGCCCTACGCTTTCCAGAATATCGACGACTACAGCGCCGTCGAGTAA
- a CDS encoding acyl-CoA dehydrogenase family protein gives MDLNFTAEEEQFRRKVRAWLEENVPLSGLRGADPNATRDAGSIEKAKAWQRRLYEAGYVALAWPREYGGQELDPVRQSIVNEEMVRARAPGLIGAMGIGMFGPTLISWGTEEQKRRYLPKILTAEEIWCQGYSEPGAGSDLASLRTRAEIVGDEFILNGQKVWTSGAHYADMMFCLVRTDPAAPKHRGISYILVDMHSPGITVRPLIQMTGAHNFNEVFFDNVRVPRANLVGKLNEGWLVANATLFHERNMLGSTATSQQLFGRLVALARTIRRNGRPLTADPLFRQRLADLEVRVEAMKYHMLRQLSDQMRGRNPGIEAMVNKLVGTELNHDISTAAMEAMGDYAMLARGEDEAMDRGFWPYEWMFSLGLVIGGGTSHIQKNIIAERGLKMPKSR, from the coding sequence ATGGATCTGAATTTCACAGCCGAAGAGGAGCAATTCCGCCGCAAAGTCCGCGCCTGGCTGGAGGAAAACGTCCCGCTAAGCGGTCTGCGCGGCGCGGACCCCAACGCGACCCGCGACGCAGGATCGATCGAGAAGGCCAAGGCCTGGCAGCGCCGGCTCTATGAGGCGGGCTACGTCGCGCTCGCCTGGCCCAGGGAGTACGGCGGCCAGGAACTCGACCCGGTGCGCCAGTCGATCGTCAACGAGGAGATGGTGCGGGCGCGCGCGCCGGGACTGATCGGCGCGATGGGGATCGGGATGTTCGGGCCGACCCTGATCAGCTGGGGGACCGAGGAGCAGAAGCGCCGCTACCTGCCGAAGATTCTGACTGCGGAGGAGATCTGGTGCCAGGGCTACTCGGAGCCCGGCGCGGGATCGGATCTGGCCTCGCTGCGCACGCGCGCCGAGATCGTCGGCGACGAGTTCATACTCAACGGGCAGAAGGTGTGGACCTCGGGCGCGCACTACGCGGACATGATGTTCTGCCTGGTGCGCACGGATCCCGCGGCGCCCAAGCATCGCGGGATTTCCTACATCCTGGTCGACATGCATTCGCCCGGGATCACAGTGCGTCCGCTGATCCAGATGACCGGCGCGCACAACTTCAACGAGGTCTTTTTCGACAACGTGCGGGTGCCGCGCGCCAACCTGGTCGGCAAGCTCAACGAGGGTTGGCTGGTCGCCAACGCGACGCTCTTCCACGAGCGCAACATGCTCGGCTCGACCGCGACCTCGCAGCAACTGTTCGGCCGGCTGGTCGCGCTCGCGCGCACGATTCGCCGCAACGGGCGTCCGCTGACCGCCGACCCGCTCTTTCGCCAACGCCTCGCCGATTTGGAGGTGCGGGTCGAGGCGATGAAGTACCACATGCTGCGCCAGCTCTCGGACCAGATGCGCGGGCGCAATCCGGGTATCGAGGCGATGGTCAACAAGCTGGTCGGTACCGAGCTCAACCACGACATTTCGACCGCCGCGATGGAGGCGATGGGCGATTACGCGATGCTCGCGCGCGGGGAGGACGAGGCGATGGATCGAGGGTTCTGGCCGTACGAATGGATGTTCTCGCTGGGGCTCGTGATCGGCGGCGGCACCTCGCACATCCAGAAGAACATCATCGCCGAGCGCGGGCTCAAGATGCCGAAGTCGCGCTAG
- a CDS encoding pyridoxamine 5'-phosphate oxidase family protein, protein MSSIYGEQHRALQEAFDTRRLADRLEASIVRPEIPRDHKGFVESRDMFFLASVDHRGYPTCSYKGGTPGFVKVIDPRTIAFPIYNGNGMFLSTGNILTTAKVGMLFIDFETPHRVRVQGTASIDRADPLVAEFPRAELVVRVAVSEVFINCPRYIHKYRRVQTSKYAPQAGREAPPPPQWKRIDAMQDVLPERERDVAGKLGGIITIAEYETLVRKGEG, encoded by the coding sequence ATGAGCTCAATTTACGGTGAGCAGCATCGCGCCCTGCAGGAGGCGTTCGACACCCGGCGGCTGGCCGACCGGCTCGAGGCGTCGATTGTGCGGCCGGAAATTCCGCGCGATCACAAGGGCTTCGTCGAGAGCCGCGACATGTTCTTCCTCGCCTCGGTCGATCATCGCGGTTACCCCACCTGCTCGTACAAAGGAGGAACGCCGGGCTTCGTCAAGGTGATCGACCCGCGGACCATCGCGTTCCCCATCTACAACGGCAACGGCATGTTCCTGTCCACCGGCAACATCCTGACCACCGCCAAGGTCGGAATGTTGTTCATCGATTTCGAAACGCCGCATCGCGTGCGGGTGCAGGGCACCGCCAGCATTGACCGCGCCGACCCGCTCGTCGCCGAGTTCCCGCGCGCGGAGCTGGTCGTGCGCGTCGCGGTCAGCGAAGTTTTCATCAACTGCCCGCGCTATATCCATAAGTACCGGCGCGTTCAGACCTCGAAATACGCGCCGCAGGCGGGTCGCGAGGCGCCGCCGCCGCCGCAATGGAAGCGTATCGACGCGATGCAGGACGTGCTGCCCGAACGCGAGCGCGACGTCGCCGGCAAGCTCGGCGGAATCATCACGATCGCCGAGTACGAGACATTGGTGAGAAAGGGCGAGGGCTGA
- a CDS encoding LLM class flavin-dependent oxidoreductase, with protein MKFDLFYQLPAAATQDPAERYRELMAEAIEADRLGFDTLWLAEIHFSPRFCTLPVPTLQLAAIAERTTRLRLGIAVHLLPLHHPVRLAEEIATLDVLSGGRVEFGAGRGAFPNNYHGFGVDMGTSRERFEEMLALVRSAWSDERLTFHGRFYELDDIEVFPKPAQRPSPPIRLAANSPDTFRFAGANGYPIFAGGPVNPINVLPERLAIYHRALAEARLSLPSDWLAALFLTFVGQSREAVRATIEQSLINYFRTVSEMIRPESIAVPEDYERVVERTRSMRYETVESLMAVFGEPERCVHRIAALREQFGFTRMVCWFETGGLSGHRNVIEAMRLFAEHVMPHFK; from the coding sequence ATGAAGTTCGACCTGTTCTACCAGTTGCCCGCGGCGGCCACCCAGGACCCCGCCGAACGTTACCGTGAGCTGATGGCCGAGGCGATCGAGGCCGATCGGCTGGGCTTCGACACCCTGTGGCTGGCCGAGATTCACTTCTCGCCGCGCTTCTGCACGCTGCCGGTACCGACCCTCCAGCTCGCCGCAATCGCCGAGCGCACCACCCGCCTGCGCCTGGGCATCGCGGTCCACCTGCTCCCGCTGCACCATCCCGTGCGCCTGGCCGAGGAGATCGCGACGCTCGACGTGCTCTCGGGCGGACGGGTTGAATTCGGCGCGGGGCGCGGCGCGTTTCCCAACAACTATCACGGCTTCGGCGTCGATATGGGGACCAGCCGCGAGCGCTTCGAGGAGATGCTCGCGCTGGTGCGCAGCGCGTGGAGCGACGAGCGGCTGACCTTTCACGGCCGCTTTTACGAGCTCGACGACATCGAGGTCTTTCCCAAGCCGGCGCAGCGGCCGTCGCCGCCGATTCGGCTCGCCGCCAACAGTCCCGACACCTTCCGCTTCGCCGGCGCCAACGGCTACCCGATCTTCGCCGGCGGTCCGGTCAACCCCATAAACGTGCTGCCCGAGCGGTTGGCGATCTACCACAGGGCGCTCGCCGAGGCGCGTCTGTCCCTGCCCTCGGACTGGCTGGCGGCGCTGTTCCTGACCTTTGTCGGCCAGAGCCGCGAGGCGGTGCGCGCGACGATCGAGCAGAGCCTGATCAACTATTTTCGCACTGTCTCGGAGATGATCCGCCCTGAGAGCATCGCCGTCCCCGAGGACTACGAGCGGGTGGTGGAACGGACGCGCTCGATGCGCTACGAGACGGTCGAGTCGCTGATGGCCGTGTTCGGCGAGCCCGAGCGCTGCGTCCATCGGATCGCCGCGCTGCGCGAGCAGTTCGGGTTTACCCGGATGGTGTGCTGGTTCGAGACCGGCGGACTCAGCGGCCATCGCAACGTGATCGAGGCGATGCGCCTGTTCGCCGAGCACGTGATGCCGCACTTCAAGTAG
- a CDS encoding acyl-CoA dehydrogenase family protein, translating into MDFGLSDEQRQLRDSARQFLSNECPPAYVRKTMADEAGAARELYAALARLGWNGLIVPERWGGAGLGMLDMAVLLAEMGYAAMPGPFLFSAALAAAALVHGGSEGIKERWLRPLAAGEATGTVAITERADSLNPAELAATARREGAGWVLNGVKMFVPYAHLADFIVTAARTGPGPRDAGLFVVENGARGMRMRMLKGLDLTRRVCALDFDAVIVPPAAELAGGADLYARLLDQGAVAIAADSLGGMDRALEMAVEYSKVREQFGKPIGSFQALKHAAAEIVAELEPARALLWYAAYAQDALPQQAARAAAMAKARLSDIYMRGTDRAVLMHGGIGFTWDHDIHLWFKRARFNESCFGSPGYHRERVAALSGYDA; encoded by the coding sequence ATGGATTTCGGACTGAGCGACGAACAACGCCAACTGCGCGACAGCGCCCGCCAATTTCTGAGCAACGAGTGTCCGCCCGCATACGTACGCAAGACGATGGCGGACGAGGCCGGCGCCGCACGCGAGCTGTACGCCGCGCTCGCGCGGCTCGGATGGAACGGACTGATCGTTCCCGAGCGCTGGGGCGGGGCCGGCCTCGGCATGCTCGACATGGCGGTGCTGCTCGCCGAGATGGGTTACGCGGCGATGCCCGGGCCGTTCCTGTTCTCGGCCGCGCTCGCCGCCGCCGCGCTCGTCCACGGCGGCTCAGAAGGGATCAAGGAGCGATGGCTTAGGCCGCTCGCCGCGGGTGAGGCGACCGGCACCGTCGCGATAACCGAACGCGCGGACAGTCTCAACCCGGCCGAGCTGGCGGCGACGGCGCGGCGCGAGGGTGCGGGATGGGTGCTCAACGGGGTCAAGATGTTCGTCCCCTATGCGCATCTGGCGGACTTCATCGTGACTGCCGCACGTACCGGGCCGGGCCCGCGCGACGCGGGCCTCTTCGTGGTCGAAAACGGCGCGCGCGGCATGCGAATGCGGATGCTGAAGGGCCTCGACCTGACACGGCGCGTGTGCGCGCTCGACTTCGACGCGGTGATCGTGCCGCCCGCGGCCGAGCTCGCGGGCGGCGCGGATCTATACGCCCGTCTGCTCGACCAGGGCGCGGTCGCGATCGCTGCCGACTCGTTGGGTGGGATGGACCGCGCGCTTGAGATGGCGGTCGAGTACTCCAAGGTGCGCGAGCAGTTCGGCAAGCCGATCGGCTCCTTCCAGGCGCTCAAGCATGCGGCGGCCGAGATCGTCGCGGAACTGGAGCCGGCGCGCGCGCTGCTGTGGTACGCGGCCTACGCGCAGGACGCGCTGCCGCAGCAGGCGGCACGGGCGGCGGCGATGGCCAAGGCGCGGCTCAGCGACATCTACATGCGCGGCACCGACCGTGCGGTGCTGATGCACGGCGGGATCGGGTTCACTTGGGATCACGACATCCATTTGTGGTTCAAGCGCGCGCGCTTCAACGAGTCCTGCTTCGGCTCGCCGGGCTACCATCGCGAGCGCGTGGCGGCGCTCAGTGGTTACGACGCATGA
- a CDS encoding amidohydrolase family protein, with protein sequence MPSEALVIDADGHILEPPDLWERYLEPRYRDRAIRIVVGQDGYEYLEIDRNISRLCRRGQLATLGGMGKQVEDAARMRERALRGEIGPEELRYKMPGPEDTYLKGAAFGTMDMKERIELLEREGLAKALLYPTLGLLWEAECFDAEISAAYCRAYNRWIADFCRDSGGRLVPIAHLSLGDPAAAAAELERAVNDGCRGAFVAPFTLTKVPHGDKAHDRLFATAQELGVPLAIHPTFEPVAFGVHHRFDNFRWAVWYYDLFAAQGVQHAFATFFQCGTFDRFPGLRVVVLEAGAGWIGYLLDRADAIYSGTPLGGTVRLKEKPSYYFKERCYISADPDERTIAGLMPLVGEYRFFWASDYPHPDHPGNYLEELRGLVAPMNESGRRGILGENVARAYKLM encoded by the coding sequence ATGCCATCCGAAGCGCTGGTGATTGATGCCGACGGCCATATCCTCGAACCGCCCGACCTCTGGGAGCGCTACCTCGAACCCAGATATCGCGACCGCGCAATTCGGATCGTGGTCGGCCAGGACGGCTACGAGTATCTCGAAATCGACCGCAACATCTCGCGCCTGTGCCGGCGCGGCCAGCTCGCCACGCTCGGCGGGATGGGCAAGCAGGTCGAAGACGCGGCCCGCATGCGCGAGCGCGCGCTGCGCGGCGAGATCGGCCCCGAGGAGCTGCGCTACAAGATGCCCGGCCCCGAGGACACCTACCTCAAGGGCGCTGCCTTCGGCACGATGGACATGAAGGAGCGGATCGAACTGCTCGAGCGCGAGGGACTGGCCAAGGCGCTGCTCTACCCGACGCTGGGACTGCTGTGGGAGGCCGAATGCTTCGACGCCGAGATCTCGGCCGCCTACTGCCGCGCGTACAACCGCTGGATCGCCGACTTCTGCCGCGACTCCGGCGGGCGGCTCGTCCCGATCGCGCATCTCTCGCTCGGCGATCCCGCGGCTGCCGCGGCCGAGCTCGAGCGCGCGGTCAACGACGGATGCAGGGGCGCGTTCGTCGCGCCGTTCACCCTCACCAAGGTGCCGCATGGTGACAAGGCGCACGACCGGCTGTTCGCCACGGCGCAGGAGCTCGGCGTTCCGCTCGCGATTCATCCCACCTTCGAGCCGGTCGCCTTCGGCGTGCACCATCGCTTCGACAACTTCCGCTGGGCGGTCTGGTACTACGACCTCTTCGCCGCCCAGGGCGTACAGCATGCCTTCGCGACCTTCTTCCAGTGCGGCACCTTCGACCGCTTCCCGGGCTTGCGCGTGGTCGTGCTCGAGGCGGGCGCCGGATGGATCGGTTACCTGCTCGATCGCGCCGACGCGATCTACAGTGGCACGCCGCTGGGCGGAACGGTGCGGCTGAAGGAAAAGCCGTCGTACTACTTCAAGGAGCGCTGTTACATCTCGGCCGACCCCGATGAACGCACGATCGCGGGCCTGATGCCGCTGGTCGGCGAGTACCGCTTCTTCTGGGCCAGCGACTATCCCCATCCCGACCATCCGGGCAACTACCTCGAAGAACTGCGCGGGCTGGTCGCGCCGATGAACGAGTCGGGGCGGCGCGGGATCCTCGGCGAAAACGTCGCCCGCGCCTACAAGCTGATGTAG
- a CDS encoding amidase has translation MAELDFKSAFELMALIRRREVKPSEAVGHALARVETLNPRLNAFVAMRAEQAMAEARALDERLARREELGLLAGVPLAVKDLEEVAGMPTTFGSRPFRDNLAAEDAIEVARLRAAGAIVIGKTNTPEFGHSAFTRNLLFGVTRNPWKLERTPGGSSGGSAAAVASGMVPMATASDAGGSIRLPAAYTGCVGLKPSHGRIPAGPRLGMESFNGISSVGPITRTVTDAALYLDAACGYHPADSESLPHPGISYLGVIERMPKRLRVAFHPDFGHAIERGVLRAAEEAARAFGELGCTVETINEAVPETALAWTTVRAAQLLAQLADVIPAHRADMNRSFVAYTEAAANTGWREYGAAQRTRAEFNEWARRLFERYDLLLTPATATAPFAANGPPPSEIEGQRLADPLLALVFTYPFNLSGHPAIALPAGMTDDGLPCGIQIAAERHRDDLVLQAAYAYERLRPWNHRPPQI, from the coding sequence ATGGCGGAACTGGACTTCAAGTCGGCCTTCGAGCTGATGGCTTTGATCCGCCGACGCGAGGTCAAGCCGAGCGAGGCGGTCGGGCACGCGCTCGCACGGGTCGAGACGCTCAATCCGCGGCTCAACGCGTTCGTGGCGATGCGCGCGGAGCAGGCGATGGCGGAGGCGCGCGCGCTCGACGAGCGGCTTGCGCGGCGCGAAGAGCTCGGGCTGCTCGCCGGCGTTCCCCTAGCAGTCAAGGACCTCGAAGAGGTGGCCGGGATGCCGACGACGTTCGGCTCGCGGCCGTTTCGCGACAATCTTGCCGCCGAGGACGCGATCGAGGTCGCCCGCCTGCGCGCCGCGGGCGCGATCGTGATCGGCAAGACCAACACGCCCGAGTTCGGCCACAGCGCGTTCACCCGCAATCTGCTCTTTGGCGTGACCCGCAATCCATGGAAGCTCGAGCGCACGCCCGGCGGCTCGTCGGGCGGCAGCGCGGCCGCGGTCGCAAGCGGGATGGTGCCGATGGCGACGGCGTCCGACGCCGGCGGCTCGATTCGGCTGCCTGCGGCGTACACTGGATGCGTCGGCCTCAAGCCGTCGCACGGGAGGATCCCGGCGGGCCCGCGGCTGGGAATGGAATCGTTCAATGGCATCTCGTCGGTCGGCCCGATCACGCGCACGGTGACCGATGCCGCGCTCTACCTCGATGCAGCCTGCGGCTACCATCCCGCCGACTCCGAGTCGCTGCCCCATCCGGGCATCTCCTATCTCGGCGTGATCGAGCGGATGCCGAAGCGGCTGCGCGTCGCGTTCCATCCCGATTTCGGGCACGCTATCGAGCGCGGCGTGCTGCGCGCGGCGGAGGAGGCGGCGCGCGCGTTCGGCGAGCTCGGCTGCACGGTCGAGACGATCAACGAGGCGGTCCCCGAGACGGCGCTTGCGTGGACCACGGTGCGCGCGGCGCAGCTGCTCGCGCAGCTCGCCGACGTTATCCCGGCCCATCGCGCCGACATGAACCGCTCCTTCGTCGCCTACACCGAGGCGGCGGCGAATACGGGATGGCGCGAGTACGGCGCGGCGCAGCGCACGCGCGCCGAGTTCAACGAATGGGCGCGCCGCCTCTTCGAGCGCTACGACCTGCTGCTGACGCCCGCGACGGCGACTGCGCCGTTCGCCGCCAACGGCCCGCCGCCGTCGGAAATCGAGGGCCAGCGGCTGGCGGACCCGCTCCTGGCGCTGGTCTTCACCTACCCGTTCAACCTCAGCGGCCATCCGGCGATCGCGCTGCCTGCCGGGATGACCGACGACGGGCTGCCGTGTGGAATCCAGATCGCCGCCGAGCGCCATCGCGACGACCTCGTCCTGCAGGCGGCCTACGCCTACGAGCGGCTACGCCCTTGGAATCACAGGCCTCCCCAAATCTGA